The Rissa tridactyla isolate bRisTri1 chromosome 12, bRisTri1.patW.cur.20221130, whole genome shotgun sequence DNA window CATAGCCTTTAATGCTTCCTTCCCTTTCACGCCCAGAGCCAGATAAATACCGCGTTTTCACTCCAGTTCCTATAAGTTGTGCTAGTTCCAGCTGGCTAATACATTTCAAGATCTAAAACCGAAAGATATTTAAACATTGTGTTTCTGGAtaccattatattttttttcttaacatatatttgtatttaatatttataagcTTCCCAGGTTCTCTAACCTTTAAAACAACTTTGACAACAATAACAGTTTTGATGTTGCTGAAGCATTACTAATACAACTGGAAATAGAGCTGAGTGATTCATTCAACATCGCCAGCTGCCACAAATCATTCCAATACGAGAAGAAATAAACAGTACCCAAAAACTTAACTTCGATCTCTAACTACTAGAGGAAACCCTTTTTTTACTTCTCACGGCATAACCTTCAAAACTATAAATAACTTGGGAGTTGATTTTCTAGAGAGTTCATTGTCCCAGAGAGATGAAAAGACTTATTGCAGCTGCCACTTTGGGTAACAATGGTCCAAAGTAGACAGTGAAAACATCAAAGTTGTGGCTTGCCATTAGCACAAGATTGACCATCTCTTCTTTCTTACTCCCCCACTGCAAAATCCCTTGGACTGGAACAAGCATTTGTGAGGGTACGCTGTAAGCCAGGTCCAAGTAATTTGTCAGCTAGAGTACCTTTTGGATCATTATCATGTAGCCAAAGACTATTGCCAGAGAACATAATGCAGCAGCTATGCCCCTTTTAACAGCAGCGCAGATTTAGATCTGATTAAAGAGCTCCTGGAAAACATGCTTTAAGAAAGTCTGTATTATCCTGATAACCTATCCATAGCTATCCCCCTCCAAGTTATTTTAGCCCTAATTTTTCATGTGGTTGTCGTATAAATGTTGCCAAACATTGCACAAAGTctaaacaatatttttgtttacatGAACAAGAATGCAATAGTTTCTGTGCAGAATTCTCTGAAGTCAAATGAGACTTTAATATGGTTCTAATTCCATATCAAAAGTGCTTACAAAAATTACAATATTTGTCACACAATGTCTATAGGGTAtaccaaaaaacccacagtgcattattttatatatatgaacATCATACACGCATATATCAAAAAAACCACTAATAAAATAATGCACTTGCATCTACATTCTAAACAGGGTTCTGACACACACTGGGAGCTAAATGCAGTTACTAAAGACTGAAAGTAGTAGAAGAATCCTGCAAGTTTTCAGAGGACTTTTCAGGCAACGCAACTGCCCTATTTAAACTAATCAAGTTTTTACCTCATGCCAGGAGTTGCCAAGATAGTTGCCATCTGTGTGAGCGACTGTAATAAGCGTCTTAATGGTATCTATgttcttctgtttcatttctgtaaTACTGGAACTGGCGGTCAACAAAGAAAAACGAGCAAGGGCCTGTACATAAGCATCTCGTTCGAGCTACAAGACAGAGAAACAAGCATCGTAATCAAGTCCCTGAAGAGCTACAGAAAGCTACTTGTCCAGCCTGCGTACAAAACTTTCCTTCTGTGTACAGTTGGCACTACTAGAGCACTTTCCAGCTGGCGGAGAGTAGGAGGCAAGGTAGCAAACACTCTTAATAGGAGACTCGGCAACAAAAGGAAAGCAGACTTGAAAAGCTCAAGGATATCAAGATCTTAAAAGAAACTAAAACGAgattgtaatattttattttaccgTTTCAAGAAACTAGATGAGATGCTTCATTTTCTATGTATAAGTTGTTTGTAATTCTtatctccctcccagtgcctacACCACCTGTAGCAGGCTCCATGCTGTCTCATACACACCTGCATTCCAAAGATACAGGCTATTCTAATTGCACATCGTATTCCTTCCAAACAAAGGGATGCAACTTCTGTGTCATCACAGTTCTGCAAGCCAACACTGTAAGCTGCCAGCAATGGAGTCCATACAAgctaaagaaaggaagaaactaaaTTCAGAAATCTATTATGATTTTAGCCCAAAACACTAGGTAACTGAAAGCAAATGTACCCAAAGAGTCCACCTGTTGCGTTACTTAACTCTTCAAAGTAATTTTCCACGCTTAAAGCTCTTAGCAATGAAGATACAAGAACTTCACACTCACTTTGAACATAGGTCTGACGTGATCCAGATGAGTGGCGCTAGTAAAAGGAGCCTTTGCGTGGCTTACAGCCTCCATGAGGGCTTTAGCTGTTTTAGCCATTTGTTCCATCTCCAAGTTGTACAACAACCTCCGCTGCTTCTCATTAGCCACACCTAAGGGGAACACCACACGGTtgcattggtttgtttttttataagAGCATATCCCATGCCTTCACATTGAGCACcacaaaatgttaaataaaggTATTGCAAATGAACCGTAAAGATAAAAATCTTCCGGAATGTTAGAATTCAGGAGGCTGTCATAGGCTGCAAGCAAGGAACTCCAGCACTAAAACCCAGACCACAACTCAAGACTTTGTTCTCTACACAATAACTATTTCAGCCCTTTATTATATGCCACATTATGACCTAATCACTGGAAGTCAGGGCAGCATACTCTGTTAAGTCACTCTGCCTCTAAAAATGGATGGAAAATCCTTCACCTTCTTAGGCCGACATCCTCAAAACAAAACTAGCCCTCACCGACTTTATTTATAAAGTAATAGCTTAGTGTTTCTTTATCCTTATACTAAAGGTTGCAACTTCACTTTTCAAGCAAGTCAATTTCGTTCCTATTTTGATCTAGGAAACCTGCAAACAGCActgaaaacactaaaaaaaccccactatgcCGAAGATTCAGATTTCaataatttgaattaaattaaCACCCATTGTTCTGAGTCAAAGCAGAGTACAGCTAGGGATACTAGTTTCAAGTGTACTCTACACACAGAAGTCCTTATTTGGTCTAGATGAGGACAGGTGACTATAGGTAATGAAAAATTCTCTGATCTCTCCCTTTTTCAAACGTTATCGCAAGGACTGTGGCACTTACCAGCCTCTGAACTATGACAGGCTATTGACagggagacaaaaaaacccaacccaaaacaataaTCCACCTGTTGTCTAGCACATAGAAACAAGAAGTTAACTTGCAAAGTGCCACCTTCAGTTATTCTACCATTTTCCCCTcacactttaatttaaaaaaaaaaaatcccagatctACTTTCTAGCGCCTCTCTGCAATGGTGCCAGATGCACTTACACAGCTATGTTTCcatcagagaagcagcagcattaagTTATAACTGAACCAGTTTCATTCCAAATATCTGTATTAGCCATTCTAAATGCAATTTATATATTGCACAAAGATGCTTTCAAAAAGGGATCTGAACGCCACTATGCCATCCTGAAAGTTACTGCAATAGTTCAAGAGCACTGTGGTCTTTCCAGTTACTAGTTCCTTCTTACTTGGTTTACTACACTTGGTTGTAATTGCGTATTCTTTTGTCTCTTTCAttgcaattttctttccttctatttcttcaTAGATTGTGGATAAGTACTCTACTGGCAGATCTTTACTGTCATTGATTCCTCGATTCATTTTAATGTATTGCtcctttgtcattttgttttttacCTGTAAAAAAGAATGGAAGTTGGATATCAGATTTTGAATGCAAGTTCCAGGGAAATTTGAACTTTTACAAGGTTGTTTTTTTACTTCCTACCTGTGGACTGTGCAAGTCTGTAGTCAGCATTATAATAGAGTATGCCAAAACATAGGCTGTGTCAGCACTGGCAAATAGTGTTTGCCTatgagagaagaagaaaaaagccacaaacaggTTTTTAGAGCCCTAATTCCTCAACACCTTAGCTCTATTTCTATGTGCAAGAAAAACACCCAGAAAGGCTACGCATTCAGCCTAAGAGCTAACAGAGCCTAAAATTAGTCTTTAGAAATGCATGAAGCTCCAAGtgtttcaaaatgcaaataaaaagggaaaaaaaaaactataaaagcaTCTTCTCCCCAGTTTGAAAACTAGCAATGACTGGAATCTTCCAAGAACATTCCCAAAAGATTATATATTATCCTTCTTTGGGTAATCCTACAAAAGCTAAAGAACAGCTTATTTTTCACTCCTAGGGTTTCATAAAGAATCATACAAACCCAACCCAGTGATGCACCAACTGGACTAAGGAATGGGCACCAATTAAGCCTGAACACCTTGCTAAACTTTAATGCGAGTGTACTGCATTAGAAACAACAGCAACACTGCCTACTTTATGTCAActaatatatatacattttgcTCAACGTCTAGTGGGCAACCAAAAACACGTGTAATATTTTATTAGGTATTATTTTTACCAATTGCTACTGCTTATTACTGCTGTTTACACTCAACTGAtctaaatttgtttaaaaacagaacagctaACACAGAGACAATTTAACATGCTTAGGGCTTCCCTTTTCCCATAATTCCTTCTAGCAAGTACTTGGGATTTAATGAAATAGCCAGCATCAGTATATTTTCTATCCAAAGTTTCTATTTCACCTAACTGCTGAAGAGATTCAGCACCAATATTAGCAACAAGACTTGCTCCTCATACAAGCCTGTAGAAGTTCCTGACCTGGTACGACTGTGAGTTGCACCTTGCCCCTAGGGGCCACAAACACCATGGCCATTCTTCAGGCACTCATCCAATACAAAGGTTTTGAATTACCGTTGGTTGCACTCAATATATCTAGCAGCAAACTTCTCCATTAATCTATCGATCTTCTGGGCTTCACCTGGCAGACGAAAGCCTTCCAGGAATATACGTAGAGCAGAGACAAAGTCTTTTCCACAGAAATCAAGCTGGTCTACATAGGCATACATTACTTCCTTGTTGAACTTGTTGCTTTCCCCAAGAAACTCCCCTACTTGAGTCTAAAAACACAAGAGACAGTTATTACTGTGTAATCCAACTGCCAGCTTTGCAAGAAAGTTTATAGCACAAGAATTGCACAGCTGCCAGTTTTGTAAGACCAATATGCTTCACTGAGCAGGCAGAGCAACCGTTAGAGGGATGACAAGAAACCAGTGTCATTAGAAAATGCCTTTAGTCTGCATATTCTTGCTTCCCTCACTCCCCAAGGCGAGATCTGCATTACTGTACTGCCAAGGAAAGCTGAACTGTGCCCAGTTTCACATGCAGAGGAGAATGCTTTGCCACTGCAGAACGTGATACTCCTTTGCTGGCAAGATACCATTAATGCAGATAAAATGCATGTTCCCATTTATGAGGAATCCCTTCAGCACTTTATTGTAAACACAGCTACTTTACTAAAAAGCCTGGGACAGCAAGTAAATAGAAAATAGCATTGGTATTAAGTATCTTCATTAGAACTCTTACACTTTCAGTTATCTGTTAATGAAATATCAACTAAAGAGAGAGTGCATGCAGTCATCAGAAGACAGGGGAAAAGATGATAGAGGCAAGAGTATTAGTTATCTTATGTTGCACGTAATCTTACAGAACAGAGGCGTTCTTCTTGGTGCAAAAATTGTGCAATGTCTTCCGCTGTAGTGCCAAGCATTCCCTGCTCCTGTAGATACTGTATTCCTCTCTTTGGTTTTTTATTAAACCTATTCAGACAAAAACATGGGCAAATTGAGACATACAATTGGAAAATATCACAACCTATAAAGTTTTAGTTTTACAGAGCCCTTCAAAACCAAAGATTCTGTGCTTTAGGTCTACGTCTTTTTTTCtagttagaaaaacaaataatcaaaGAATGTGCAACAACTGTATTAACTGTATCACAGCATAGGCTGCGATAGGATACCTCCTAAGGTACATTCAGTTGCCGATAAGCTTAAAAGTTATTGCTGGGAAATTAACTTAAAAACTGACCTTTGTGAAATATCAGAGTTTCCATGAAATGTTAAGAATGTTGCTGTTAAAGACCTTTTTATAGCATTTACAAACATAAAGATcttcaaattaatgaaaaagaaataaagcatagCTGGACAATGACTTAATTCTCCAAACTCTGTTTCAATAGAAGACAACAAATGGTGAAAGAGCTGTAAGACAGCATTAAGCCTGCCTGCTCAAAtcaatttttctctctgtatacACACACTTTTGTGTGGCTGAACCAGCACAAATGAAAGCTGTGAAACAACTCTCCAACTCCACCTAAGATTTCACTGAATTCCTTTTAACTACAAGAGCCTCCAGCATTAGCTTTTGACAACAGCAGGCAAGAGTCTTCAACATTAAGATAAATATGTAAGTGTCCCTGCAGGTTTCAGCATGTAAGACCATGAGAAGCAGTATGGTTGTACACATAGTTTGTTTTCCTAGtgaacttttattttcctgtcataCTGGACTTACAGTTCTATCCCATGttcaattatttccttttgttgctTTATGACTTCAAATTGCTCAGGATCATCTGGGACAGCAGTCTGGGTACCAACACTTCCGACTCCTGACGACACAGTGGAGTCCAAGGAACTGACACTGCTCCGTCTCCCTCCACTCTCAAGGCATTTACCCTCAGCCATTTCCTGTTCTGATGGTTTATATGAACCTGTTTATAAACGGGGCAAGACTTAATTTATCCTGTTCAGTCAAAAGCTTTTAGTTATAAAACTTTTTAGGAGAAATTTGTgagtcagtatttttattttaccatgTATACTTTTTAGCAGTCTACACTACATGAAGACTGATGCAATTCTAAAATAATCCATGAACAGGCAGAAGATCAGCAGCAATTATGGAGAAATTGCACTTCAACTTAGCAACTGCAAGATTTGTCACACCTCTCTACATAAGCCAACTTTTATAGCGTAGACAATGGCCTGGCTAAAGCTTTTAAACAGAACCTGGTTATTTGAACCAGACATTTGAAGAGTCCGTGACTGCAACAGCATTAACAGTTGTTTGCAAAATACTTCATTTGTATAAACAAATCATTATGTAAAGACCTGGCATCCACACTTCTGAATAGTTCCTAAACAGTGAATAAACACAAGGACAAGCTTATTAAACAAATTAGTCTCTCCATAAGGAAACAATCTTACCCAAGCTAGCCTGATGGTTGGGGTTCACATAAAGGTCTTTGCTCCATTCTaccatacattttaaaatagaaaccaAACATTCAAGTCCTTTTTTCCTCAGGCTTAGttcctaaaaaataataaaaaataaaaacaaacaccacatcaaaaaccccaaacaatataTGTATATCCACAAGTTTTTAGAAGGCATTACATCACACCATTCATATCTTAGGAAGTTCGTCAGTTAGGGGGAAATGTATTGGTTATACAAAGTTTCTGCCCCCGACTACTTAGGTTGGATACATCCAGGCCAAAAGCAACCATAACCAGAGTGACACCACAACACATTCCAGCTGCTTTAGGCAGATGGTCTACTGACAACTGATGAGTACAACCAAGGGTCAATATACACTAAATACTAAATGCAACCCCTTTGTTGCATGATGACCATTCAGTAAGCCTCTATAGTGTCAGATCTCTCCTCAAGCAAGACAAGCGTCTCACTACCTTAGCTCTACAgtaaaacatttctatttaaaatctgaaacacagGTCTCCTggtttttacttctgttttctgatCAAAGGACCACAGGgggtaaaaaataaattaaaaaaaaaaaatcaaggaagcaCTGATACAATTCTAACTGAAGGTGTGAGGTACAGTCAGTTCTGAGACCAACACTGGCACCAAGTTCACTTCAGCCCTGAGAGCCGCTAGGCTGGCCTAGAAAAACAGTGCTGTAGGACAAGGCCAACGTCAGAAAAACCTGCTCTTTCAGAAAGCAGTCTATATTCCACTCTCCCTCTAAGGGCTAGGAAAGTATAATTCTAAAAATAAAGTAGTTGTGGTGGAGATATGGCACAAACAGTTTGtgcaaagaaaacaagatgaaggTACTGCTGGTTCATAACCCCCAAAAGGAAAGTCACTTGAGTAAGGCAGAGGAAGACTCATTTGATTCTCTCTCCCATGGCAGCCCAACAAGAAAGCCCAGAACAAGCCTAGCGTCACAACGGAAATATGCAGCAAAATCACCAAGTAAATTAATTGTACTGCTTCAGCACCTAATTGCAAATTAGCTAACTAATAAAACGTAAGTAACATTAGTAGGTTACAGAAAACACGAACCACTGGGAGCATCAGTAATGATGCAGACAGCACCATTTATGAGAAAATAGTACCTTAtcttcaaagctgtttttcttacCTGTAAAGGCGTCATTCCCAACTCATGCCCACTTCGTCCTTGTGCAATTTTGGACAAATCATTTACAAGGCGTTCAAATATATTAGCAGCATTTAAATCACAGTCATAGTTAACATAAATATCGACTACACACTGGGCatcttgaaaataaaagaaaatgcaagtattAGGATTCAGTgtaatagcatttttaaaaagaatctgCCACTTGGAGCAGGCAACGGGGATGAATCCAGACATTTCACCCAAGCATTATGGGAGCAAATCTAATTTTTCCACACTTAAACATTATATCTGGCATTTgtctgcaaaataattttcatttgctgCCAGAGGAAGTGACTGCTTTTCACAACAATGGAAATACCTGCACAAATTCTAGTTAAAGTCTGAATCACCATCCATTTGTGTTCAAAGGAACTTGAAGAAGTCTCTAGAATATTCAGGAAGATCTCTTTGAAAAACACCTGCAAAATAAATGAGGTAAAGAACATGATGATCTGAAACTTGTTACAACCATGTCAAATGCACAAATTCATTTCTCTTCAGTAATTTCGCTTGAAGAGTATCATCTCATACCCATCTCATACCCATCTCTCATATGAAGAGTATCATCTCATACAGTAATACACTAGTTTAGTAAGCAAACAAAACTAAGACATTAACTTCTAAGTTCCAGCTGCCTTTTTATCATTGCAGTATTTTCATTTGAGAAATAGAGCATCATTCAAATGATAGATAAAAAGACTCTCACCtcaatctgcatttttaaatgggTCTTAAAATTTGAAAGCAGCGTGAGAAAGATGGCAAGAGAGAGTTCAAATACATCAGGAACAGAAGAGACTCCATTTTTAGATAATGCTACACAAAGATATTGCTTGATTGCATTGATGAACATTTCGTGTGTCCTGAAAACTGGACCAGCATTCTGCAGTACCGAGAGAAGAAGCTGGAGAGACACTATCTTAGAACGTAGTTCATGggatctagaaaaaaaaaacaacattaaacatatttttattgtatttctgaaTAAATACTTGTATTCAACATGAGCACTATAGCATTTCTGCTGCCAAGAAGAAATGActactattttatttcatttcaatgcCACAGGGCAGGAAGGGTGGAAATCAGCCTGCAAGTGATTTTGGAAAACATCTACCATCTtaattttgagatttttctggGAGTATTAACATCTTAGACCAGGATAACAGATGCAACTCAGTGCTACTAAGAAGCATTCCCCGACTCCCCCATCAATAGCTTCACAAATACTATAGTCAAGGCCACTTCAACTGATAAGATTAATAAGCCCATTACACAAAAAATcctcaaatattaatttttttaataatttgaagcAAGTTTCAATCCTAGATTCATCAAGCTAATTGAAACAAGGGCCTGACAGGTGAATTTTGAATACCTGCTTTACTATACAGCAGCTACTTAACCGTCTCCAAAAGCTACCTGAAGAGGACAGTGTAATAAATACAATCTCATTACTTGGGATCTGGTGGTCCATCAGCAAGCGGTTTCATGGACAGCTTGCACAATGACCTGAACACAAGGAAGGCATCCTTTTGTAGAACGTGGGAAAATTTGGCAGCGGCTTGTTGTCCAGATACATCCGTTTCCTTGAAAGCAAGAAACACAATGTTAGATCCTCAGTGAGATAAAGGAACAGAGCAATTAGGAAGATTTCACAGCTCCTCTGAGAATTAGCTACAGATTATAAAAATGGTACATTTGGCAAAGTTTAAGTCTAAACAGGACTACAAGCGATCTGGATCTTTTCACACATATTGACCAACTCTTCCGTTCTGCCCCCACCCTGTATTACAATACAATTAACATAATCAATTTTAGAACAGTTGCTGCTTCCTTTTCAAGCCTGAGCAGGACACATACATTAAAGCttctgtcccttccctccccaaaatccCACTGTATTAGTTGGCATGATAAAAACATTTCTCCTTTCCTAAATATACGTTAGCATCCAGTGAAATAATTTACCAGATTCTCAGTGGAGGAAACAGATTGCCCATCATCTGGAATCCCGTTTGTTTGTACATTTTCACCACTAGAGCCAGGAAGAGCAATATCTGCAGTCTCTAATGCAGGTAGAGCCTTAACTGTTTCTGTTACCTGCTTTTCTTCAGCCactaaagggaaaagaggaaaactgaTTAAAATAATCTATTGAGCTTTTTTATCCCATGACTTTGTGAAGCCCTACAACCAAGTGGGATAGAAGCAGCACTGGTAAACTAGGTTTCACAGCTACCAGCAAAAAGAAGAATACTGTGAGACAATAAAAACCTGTTCGTACTGCCTTAGTAGGTGTTCTTGATAGatacttagtaaaaaaaaaaataaataaataaaattccatgCTTTTATAGTCACAGGACCAAAATTTTGCCAATACACGTGCATCTGTTTTACTTCAGAAGATTTTTCTACCTTTCACAGCTGACGTGACCACATCTTCCAAGATGCCTTTAACCATTTCCTTTCCTCCGTCAGTTGCTTCCTCTaatgaaacacagaaagagaTAATTTTGAATTAGTAGTTTCATTTAGGAAGAAGATTAAAAGGAGAAACATCATAGAGGCAGAAAGgttaaaaacagattttcttctacAGTTTTCCTGTAAAGCCATTTCCAAGAAGTCATACAAAAATTCCCACTGCTGTTATTTCCATCGTTTAAATCAAAGCactaatatttttaatgctgtgaGATTTTGTCACTTGTATTTACCAACTGTTACAAACTTTTAGTTTTGGAATATTCTATGTTCCTAATTTGGATACAATATATGCTCAGGATAAGTTCTTCATAACACACATTATTTTTACCACAGGACTTCAATTACCTCAAAGTGATTCTGTCACTTCCCACATACCGTGAttattctcttcctttccttcccctttatcAACCTAATCAAGTCAAATTCCATTATAATTCTATATACATAAGCTATATATAGTTGTACTAGAATTCTAGTGAAAACGGGAGCCTTTCTTCAACGGTTATAATACTGCAGACAAGCTAAGGGTGGCCTGTATAATCTGAATAACTACTGAGAAAATTCAATCAGGACTTGAGCCAAGAACCCCAGTCACTTCTCCCCAGAATAGCCTGAAAGAGCATTTTCCAATAGAAACATTATAACTGAAAGCAACAGCCACAACCTATCCTTGTTCACCTGATGCTGAAAGAGTCAAATCCTGCTCCAAGGTCACATCTCCATTTTCTGCCCTCTCAGGTTCACCATTCGTTAATTCCACACTTACAGAACCAGGGGGTTTGCCCTCCTGACAGCTGTGCTTTAACTGACCCATCTTCGGAGACTTGGACACCACTTGAATTGCAGGAGACTGGGACTTCTGCTGATTTGTTTTTTCTACTTCTCTGGATTCTTGTATCTTGAAAAAACAATATGAAAAAGTTAATCTAAGGCACAAAACACAATAAGGGAAAACACGTCTATGGTGACTGATGTTCCTTTCTGAATTCACGTGTTCacaagaaacagtgaaaatataATCACTTGAccagtcaaattaaaaaaatgtccttcaagcttattttaaaagcatccCATCATTTGTTTATACAAAGCCATTTGGCAGAAACTACAGTGTGAAACCTTGCTATCAGCAATaagcttcatattttatttcagtcagTACACTTCAGTATGCTACActgcaggattttatttttttttaagttacgaATCAACAGATATCCAACTACAGTGAGAGacccattaaaaataataaaaagttttcTGTTCATTTGTCAAGCCTAAACATTTGAGATGAGCAAAAGTAATAGTTACATACAGCTTGATTTTCCATCCGTGTAAAAATGACATTTAACATCTGCGTAAGGGTAGCTTTGGCAGTTGTCTGATTAATAAGATTTTTACTGGCCAGATAGATGTTGTAACAGGTTCTAACAGTCTGAAGAATTGTTCCTTCATGAATTTCTATATATGGAGATGTTACTGCAGTGAGGAGAGCCTGAAAAAGTCCATAACACAGTGAAAATTAGATCTAAGCAAGTAGGCAGCAGTACACTTCATGCAGGTCTCTCATAATAATAATGGATTTGTTGTGAAACACATATCTGTTTATGAGACTTTATAAGGAACTTCTAATTCTCTGAAACAACATTTCAAATCAAAGAAAGTTTAACAGAACTTCCAAATATCTCTGTCCTCTCCTGAGCTGTTGAAGTGTTTTATCACAACTAGTTTTCCACTAAGGGAGACATTCCACCTCCAAATGAAACAGATACCATTATATTCTATGGCTTAATTTCTGTGAAAGGGCCAATTGGTCTACACTGACATCAAATTAGATTACTAGAAGATTCACCAACTTCTAACCTCAGCTACCTTAGCCCAAGTACATTTCAGAACTAGAAAACACAACACTGGTACTACTATGCCTTGTTGAGAACATGTACTGCAAATCTCTCTGGAAAAATGGACACAAGAGCAGACCGGCTAGAGCAACATGCCATGATAGCGTATCACAGCTACAGTGCCTTCATTTGAAGGCTGACAGCAATTCATTGCCCTAATGAAAGTGGGCATCCCTAGCCTAGGAGATGAACATTGAGCTGTCTGCAAGACAAAGTCTCCAGACCATGGTTCATCCCAGAAAGAAGGACAAACATTTATAAAGTATTCCCTTATGTTCTGTTTCACCAAGAGGAAATACATTTCACATACCAAGTCTGACCTGGTGACAGCCTCCCTAAATTCAATGACACGTCTAACAGCATAAGAAATGGAGAAACTAGGCTTTAACTAGAGCTTCacattaaatttttttcagttacaaaatcaaagacagagaaagcaaattAATATTGCACCATAACGAACCAAATAAAATACCTTAATTATCTGCAGTTGTACTCCTTCATCTGTTTGAGGACCCTGGAAGCAATTGCAAATGGTTTCAACTATTCGGTCAATCAGCCGTTTTCCAGGAGCTCCGCTGTCTGGAGCATTGCCAGTGATATGTCCATATGCAATGAGTTTCTACGTAGAAAGAATGCAGGTTAGACAACCATATactgttaaataaaatacagttaagTACATCATGAAAAGGGGGTTTTAGACAGCATACCTCACTTAACCAGTTTTAACACAAAAATTTTACACCATCAATACTCTGGCTACCAAATACTTGGACTGTTCATACAACTAGACAAAACAGATTAGTAAATGATACAAACTTCTTCCACCAGACCACTTCTTCCTACCATAACCAGACAATCTTTGTACCTATTCACAACAGAAAGGTTCTGTCCTCGAGTTGCATTCATTTTTTCTGTAAGAATCTAAGGAGGAAGAAAGTAGAAAAATTCCAGAGTCTGAACTCCCATGACATCAGCACCACAAGAAACACCATGGTAAATATTCCACGTAGAGCATCACAGATGAAACATCTTTACTAAATAATGTAAGCGTTTATGAGCTTCAATAAAGCTCTGCTTCACTATAAAACACCACACACATTTCTGACTTTGACAAGACACACTTTCAGCCAAGTCTGATAACCTATTTTGCACGGTTTATGC harbors:
- the ARFGEF2 gene encoding brefeldin A-inhibited guanine nucleotide-exchange protein 2 isoform X1 → MQPPAREQDARTKSMFVSRALEKILAEKEAKRPPHGQLRRACQVALDEIKAELEKQREGTAAPPKANFIEADKYFLPFELACQSKSPRIVSTSLDCLQKLIAYGHITGNAPDSGAPGKRLIDRIVETICNCFQGPQTDEGVQLQIIKALLTAVTSPYIEIHEGTILQTVRTCYNIYLASKNLINQTTAKATLTQMLNVIFTRMENQAIQESREVEKTNQQKSQSPAIQVVSKSPKMGQLKHSCQEGKPPGSVSVELTNGEPERAENGDVTLEQDLTLSASEEATDGGKEMVKGILEDVVTSAVKVAEEKQVTETVKALPALETADIALPGSSGENVQTNGIPDDGQSVSSTENLETDVSGQQAAAKFSHVLQKDAFLVFRSLCKLSMKPLADGPPDPKSHELRSKIVSLQLLLSVLQNAGPVFRTHEMFINAIKQYLCVALSKNGVSSVPDVFELSLAIFLTLLSNFKTHLKMQIEVFFKEIFLNILETSSSSFEHKWMVIQTLTRICADAQCVVDIYVNYDCDLNAANIFERLVNDLSKIAQGRSGHELGMTPLQELSLRKKGLECLVSILKCMVEWSKDLYVNPNHQASLGSYKPSEQEMAEGKCLESGGRRSSVSSLDSTVSSGVGSVGTQTAVPDDPEQFEVIKQQKEIIEHGIELFNKKPKRGIQYLQEQGMLGTTAEDIAQFLHQEERLCSTQVGEFLGESNKFNKEVMYAYVDQLDFCGKDFVSALRIFLEGFRLPGEAQKIDRLMEKFAARYIECNQRQTLFASADTAYVLAYSIIMLTTDLHSPQVKNKMTKEQYIKMNRGINDSKDLPVEYLSTIYEEIEGKKIAMKETKEYAITTKCSKPSVANEKQRRLLYNLEMEQMAKTAKALMEAVSHAKAPFTSATHLDHVRPMFKLVWTPLLAAYSVGLQNCDDTEVASLCLEGIRCAIRIACIFGMQLERDAYVQALARFSLLTASSSITEMKQKNIDTIKTLITVAHTDGNYLGNSWHEILKCISQLELAQLIGTGVKTRYLSGSGREREGSIKGYASGGEEFMGLGLGNLVGTGADKRHMASIQESVGETSSQSVVVAVDRIFTGSTRLDGNAIVDFVRWLCAVSMDELASPHHPRMFSLQKIVEISYYNMNRIRLQWSRIWHVIGDHFNKVGCNPNEDVAIFAVDSLRQLSMKFLEKGELANFRFQKDFLRPFEHIMKKNRSPTIRDMVIRCIAQMVNSQAGNIRSGWKNIFAVFHQAASDHDGNIVELAFQTTAHIVTNIFQQHFPAAIDSFQDAVKCLSEFACNVAFPDTSMEAIRLIRYCAKYVSERPQVLREYTSDDMNVAPGDRVWVRGWFPILFELSCIINRCKLDVRTRGLTVMFEIMKSYGHTFEKHWWQDLFRIVFRIFDNMKLPEQQTEKSEWMTTTCNHALYAICDVFTQFYEALNEILLPDILAQLHWCVKQENEQLARSGTNCLENLVILNGQKFSPEVWGQTCNCMLEIFKTTIPHVLLTWRPAGMEEDSAEKHLDLDLDHQSLSSMDKNASERGQSQFSNPTDDSWKGGPYTNQKLFAGLLIKCVVQLELIQTIDNIVFYPATSKKEDAEHMAAAQRDALDADIHIDTEDQGMYKYMSSHHLFKLLDCLQESHSFSKAFNSNYEQRTVLWRAGFKGKSKPNLLKQETSSLACCLRILFRMYVDENRRDSWDAVQQRLLSVCSEALAYFITVNSESHREAWTNLLLLLLTKTLKISDEKFRAHASTYYPYLCEIMQFDLIPELRAVLRKFFLRIGVVFKICITEEQIRTTGMNLPSW